Proteins from one Aulosira sp. FACHB-615 genomic window:
- a CDS encoding response regulator, producing the protein MKTQPTILVIDDEPDNFDVVETLLDGENYQLHYSPDGQQALSRLDNFQPDLILLDVMMPDMDGMEVCKRIKSQPKWQAVPIIMVTALTAKEDLARCLATGADDFISKPVNRVELRARVHSMLRIKQQYDSLQLLLKLREDMVNMIVHDLRNPLASIVLGAEMLKFPSLSQKQQQGKVEQILLAGQQLQSLIDSLLLMAKLESGKMVLNYSQVDLHSLCKSALSDVEAIAAQKKITLISELPNPGDTIEIDALMFRRVLDNLFTNAIKFSPSNSQVTLRAEYLPTGGAKLQVIDSGKGVSEDLRKIIFEKYEVGTRMPDVSQIGLGLAFCKMAVEAHCGTITIENNQSRGSIFTVTI; encoded by the coding sequence ATGAAGACTCAACCCACTATTTTAGTTATTGATGATGAACCGGATAACTTTGATGTTGTTGAAACTTTGCTGGATGGTGAAAACTACCAGTTACACTATTCTCCTGATGGTCAACAAGCCCTAAGTCGTCTTGATAATTTTCAGCCTGATTTGATTTTGTTGGATGTAATGATGCCTGATATGGATGGGATGGAAGTTTGCAAACGCATCAAGTCCCAACCCAAGTGGCAAGCAGTCCCGATTATTATGGTGACGGCATTAACGGCAAAGGAAGATTTAGCTCGATGTCTGGCTACGGGTGCAGATGACTTTATTAGTAAACCCGTCAACCGGGTAGAATTACGTGCCAGAGTTCATTCCATGTTGCGAATTAAGCAGCAGTATGACAGCCTGCAATTATTACTCAAACTGCGCGAAGACATGGTAAACATGATTGTCCATGATTTGCGAAATCCCCTGGCCAGTATTGTTTTAGGGGCTGAAATGCTGAAATTCCCTAGCTTATCTCAAAAACAGCAACAAGGCAAAGTCGAGCAAATTTTACTGGCTGGACAACAACTCCAATCTTTAATTGATAGCTTGTTGTTGATGGCGAAGCTGGAATCAGGCAAAATGGTTCTCAATTACAGTCAAGTAGATTTACATTCTTTGTGTAAATCAGCATTATCAGATGTGGAAGCGATCGCTGCTCAAAAGAAAATCACCTTAATTAGTGAATTACCAAACCCCGGTGACACAATTGAAATCGATGCTTTAATGTTCCGCCGCGTTTTAGATAATTTATTCACGAATGCCATTAAGTTTTCCCCATCCAACTCACAAGTTACCTTGCGTGCAGAATATTTACCAACAGGCGGGGCTAAATTACAAGTGATTGATTCTGGTAAAGGGGTTTCTGAAGATTTACGCAAAATTATTTTTGAGAAATATGAAGTAGGAACCAGGATGCCTGATGTGTCACAAATTGGCTTAGGATTAGCTTTTTGTAAAATGGCAGTCGAGGCACATTGCGGCACAATTACCATTGAAAATAATCAATCTAGGGGTAGTATCTTTACAGTCACAATTTAA
- a CDS encoding ABC transporter ATP-binding protein, whose amino-acid sequence MQPPMNADERRYENTEDFKILDVQNLDVNYGGIQALKKINLTINKGEVVTLIGANGAGKTTTLRAISKIVNPVRGEIIYSGRNITRRQPHEVVKLGIAHCPEGRRVLAKQTVFDNLLLGAYIRSNQAEIKADIQRQFELFPRLLQRRNQLAGTLSGGEQQMLAIARALMSRPQLLLLDEPSLGLAPAIVKEIFAIIENLRATGVTILLVEQNANLALQIADRGYVLEAGSITLTGAASELISDERVKKAYLG is encoded by the coding sequence ATGCAACCACCGATGAACGCCGATGAACGCCGATATGAAAATACAGAAGATTTTAAGATTTTGGATGTTCAAAATTTGGATGTAAATTATGGCGGGATTCAAGCACTGAAAAAGATTAATTTAACTATTAATAAAGGTGAGGTAGTTACTTTAATTGGTGCGAATGGTGCTGGTAAAACTACTACACTCAGAGCTATATCCAAAATAGTTAATCCTGTGCGTGGCGAAATTATTTATAGTGGACGCAATATTACCCGCCGTCAACCTCATGAAGTTGTGAAATTGGGGATTGCCCATTGTCCAGAAGGGCGGAGAGTTTTGGCAAAGCAAACTGTTTTTGATAATTTATTATTAGGTGCTTATATCCGTTCTAATCAAGCAGAAATTAAAGCTGATATTCAACGTCAATTTGAGTTATTTCCGCGATTGCTACAACGCCGCAATCAGTTAGCCGGAACTCTCAGTGGTGGTGAACAACAAATGTTGGCGATCGCAAGGGCTTTAATGAGTAGACCACAATTGTTATTGTTAGATGAGCCAAGCTTGGGTTTAGCACCAGCAATTGTCAAAGAAATCTTCGCAATTATTGAAAATTTAAGGGCGACAGGTGTAACTATTTTATTAGTTGAGCAGAACGCAAATTTAGCCTTACAAATTGCTGACCGGGGATATGTACTCGAAGCTGGTTCTATCACTTTAACAGGTGCAGCATCAGAATTAATTAGTGATGAGCGGGTGAAAAAAGCTTATTTGGGATAA
- a CDS encoding Uma2 family endonuclease: MNTVVTSEKIHLPAGAVLKLLGNWQDYQRMVSVLGDRSIPRIKYRPGEILLMAPLPEHGRDTSLLALVAITILDYLNRKYESFTPITMSLPEVSGIEPDFCFYIENWQSAVGKSWIDWQNDPPPDLAIEIDVTSYTDVNDYLVYKVPEVWLLRNKQLLIYRLQGEDYTLSESSYFPNIPEIVQHCFRIAREDTTSEAIRWLRNFLVSTQK; this comes from the coding sequence ATGAATACCGTAGTTACATCAGAAAAAATTCATCTCCCTGCTGGCGCTGTCCTGAAACTTTTGGGAAACTGGCAAGACTATCAAAGAATGGTATCAGTGTTAGGCGATCGCTCCATCCCTCGGATTAAATATCGACCAGGGGAGATTTTATTGATGGCACCATTACCAGAACATGGAAGAGATACAAGCTTACTGGCGTTGGTTGCAATAACTATACTTGACTATTTAAACCGTAAGTATGAGTCGTTTACACCCATCACCATGAGTTTGCCAGAGGTTAGCGGTATTGAGCCTGATTTTTGCTTTTATATTGAAAATTGGCAATCAGCAGTCGGTAAAAGCTGGATTGATTGGCAAAATGATCCGCCGCCAGATTTAGCCATTGAAATAGATGTTACTAGTTATACCGATGTTAATGATTATTTAGTATATAAAGTGCCGGAGGTCTGGCTGCTGAGAAATAAACAGTTGTTAATTTATAGGTTACAAGGGGAAGATTATACACTGAGTGAAAGCAGTTATTTTCCTAACATTCCAGAAATTGTACAGCACTGTTTCCGAATTGCGCGGGAAGACACGACAAGCGAAGCAATTAGATGGTTGCGGAACTTTCTTGTATCCACACAAAAATGA
- a CDS encoding Uma2 family endonuclease, with translation MSVIVAKWTIDEYHRMIEAGILSDRQVELLQGEIIEISPESEPHAYSSDEAGEYLAKLLGERASIREAKPITLPNNSEPEPDIAIVQRLGRQYKHHHPYPENIFWLIEYANSSLEKDLEIKTKIYALAGILEYWVVNLKKQSLIIFREILNGEYTSKQTLTAGIIQPLAFPDVDVAVEKIINN, from the coding sequence ATGAGTGTGATTGTGGCTAAATGGACGATTGACGAATATCATCGCATGATTGAGGCTGGCATTTTAAGCGATCGCCAAGTTGAACTTTTGCAAGGAGAAATTATCGAAATTTCACCAGAAAGCGAACCTCATGCTTATTCTAGTGATGAAGCGGGTGAATATCTAGCAAAGTTACTGGGTGAACGAGCCTCAATTCGTGAAGCTAAACCAATTACCTTACCTAACAACTCTGAACCAGAACCAGATATTGCCATTGTCCAACGTTTGGGACGGCAATATAAACACCATCATCCATATCCAGAAAATATTTTTTGGTTGATTGAGTATGCTAACTCTAGTTTAGAAAAAGATTTAGAGATAAAAACTAAAATCTACGCCCTAGCAGGTATTTTAGAATATTGGGTTGTGAATTTAAAAAAGCAAAGTCTCATTATATTTCGAGAAATTCTCAATGGAGAATACACCTCAAAGCAAACATTAACGGCTGGTATAATTCAGCCACTAGCATTTCCCGATGTTGATGTGGCAGTAGAAAAAATTATTAATAACTAA
- a CDS encoding DDE transposase family protein, protein MENTQLWYIVKRKAQNCEIVPSNLVRDDDPEIIEKWGTFTSQEEAIARRIGLIRAGKCQPQ, encoded by the coding sequence ATGGAAAATACACAACTTTGGTATATTGTCAAGCGCAAAGCCCAAAACTGCGAAATCGTCCCCAGCAATTTAGTTAGAGACGATGATCCAGAGATTATAGAAAAGTGGGGAACATTTACTTCCCAAGAAGAAGCGATCGCGCGGCGGATCGGGCTAATCAGGGCTGGTAAATGCCAACCCCAATAA